Within Streptomyces roseirectus, the genomic segment CGACGAGCGCGCCGCACACGCGCTCTTGAGCCCCGGATGAGGGGTGTTGAACAACCTTTTTACTCGACGGACCGCGCCGTGCACGAGTCAGATCCGTGCAAGGTCACATCCCCCGATCTGTCGACGCCCTACATCCCGTCCCGGACGTCATATCCCAGTGACATGACTCATGCACCGATATACGGACAAGCTCAAGGGCGACTCTTGACAACCTCGAACAACGACCCCGCGCGAGAAGATCTTCCGGGCGGAACGGGCGATTCCCGCAGATGATCCGGCCGGGACTGCCTCAAGCCCCTCGGACCCGTACTTCTTACCGGGCGCCCGTTATCCGATTTTGACATCGGATCCCGCGTACACGCGCTGGTCCGAATGGCAAGATGCCGTAATCACACAAGGTCGCGACACTCGATGGTGTGTGTAGACGCGACCAGGCTCCGCCGAACCCATCGGCAGCGCCCACCGTCCTGGAGTACGGCCGACGCCGTCGGCCGTGCCCGCACGATCGGCAACTCCATCCATCCGCCGGAGGAACCCACGATGACCGCACGCTCCACCCGCCGTACGACCGCCGCGCGCTCCCGCCTGGCCGCGGTCGGCTCCCTCGCGGTCGCGGGCGCCCTGATCCTCACCGGCTGCGGTGACCAGACCAAGGACAAGGACAAGGACGCCGGCGCGTCCTCGGCCGGCGCCTCCGTCGCGGACGCCCCGCTCGCCGCCAAGCTCCCCGCGGACATCCGCTCCAAGGGCGTCATCAAGGTCGGCTCGGACATCGCGTACCCGCCGGTCGAGTTCAAGGACGCCTCCGGCAAGACCGTCGGCATCGACCCCGACCTCGCGGACGCGCTGGGCAAGCAGCTCGGCGTGAAGTTCGAGTTCGAGAACGGCACGTTCGACACCCTGATCACGGGCCTGCGCTCGAAGCGGTACGACATCGCGATGTCCGCGATGACCGACACGAAGAACCGCCAGAACGGCATCGACTCCGACACCGGCAAGAAGGTCGGCGAGGGCGTCGACTTCGTCGACTACTTCACCGCCGGCGTCTCGATCTACACCCCCAAGGGCAAGGACCAGGGCATCAAGACCTGGGCGGACCTGTGCGGCAAGAAGATCGTCGTCCAGCGCGGCACCGTCTCCGAGGACCTGGCGAAGTCCGAGGCGAAGAAGTGTCCCAAGGGCAAGACGATCGCCATGGAGTCCTTCGACAACGACCAGCTGGCCCAGACCCGCCTGCGCGCGGGCGGCGCGGACGCCGGCTCCTCGGACTTCCCCGTCGCCGCGTACGCCGTGAAGACCTCGGGCGGCGGCAACGACTTCCAGCTCGTCGGCGAGCAGGTCGAGGCGGCCCCGTACGGCATCGCCGTCGCCAAGACGAACACCCAGCTGCGCGACGCCCTCCAGGCGGCGATGGACGCGATCATCAAGAACGGCGAGTACACCAAGGTCCTCACGAAGTGGGGCGTCACGGCCGGCGCCGTCACCCAGGCGGCCGTCAACGGCGGCAAGTGACCCGGCGGAACGGGCACTGAGAGGCAACACCCGTGACTGTTGACATCGACAAGACGGACGGCGGCCCGGCGGACACCCCGCCGGCCGGCCCCGAGGCCATCAAGGCCGTCCCGGTCCGTCACTACGGCCGCTACGTGGCGGCCGTGGTCGCCCTGGGGCTGCTGGGCAGCATCGTCTACGCCTTCTCCCAGGGCAAGATCAACTGGGGCGCGATCCCGGACTACTTCTTCGACGACCGGATCCTCAAGGGCGTCGGGCAGACCCTGCTGCTGACGCTGCTGTCCATGGCGATCGGCATCGTGGGCGGGATCACGCTGGCCGTGATGCGGCTGTCGCGCAACCCGGTGACGTCGTCGATCGCCTGGTTCTACATCTGGTTCTTCCGGGGCACCCCGGTCCTGGTCCAGCTGTTCGTCTGGTTCAACCTGGGTCTGGTCTTCGAGTACATCAACCTCGGGCCGATCTACAAGGACTACTGGTCCGACTTCATGACGCCGTTCCTGACGGCGCTGCTCGGCCTGGGCCTCAACGAGGCCGCCTACATGGCGGAGATCTGCCGCGCGGGCCTCCTCGCGGTCGACGAGGGCCAGACCGAGGCGGCCCACGCGCTCGGCATCAGCCACGGCAAGACGCTGCGCCGGATCGTGATCCCGCAGGCGATGCGCGTGATCGTGCCCCCCACGGGCAACGAGGTCATCAACATGCTGAAGACGACCTCGCTGGTGTCGGCCGTGCAGTTCTACGAACTGTTCCGGTACGCCCAGGACATCGGGCAGACCTCGGGCGCGCCGGTGGAGATGTACTTCCTCGCCGCCGCCTGGTACCTGGTCATGACGTCGGTCCTGAGCGTCGGCCAGTACTACATCGAGCGGTACTACGCGCGTGGCTCCTCCCGCACCCTGCCGCCCACCCCGTGGCAGCGGGTCAGGACCAATCTGGCGCCCGTGTTCAACCGGAAGGGGGTCACGGCATGACCGCCATGGTCAAGTCCGAGGGCGTGCACAAGTCGTACGGCCCCGTCGAGGTCCTGAAGGGCATCGACCTGGAGGTGAAGTCCGGCGAGGTGTTCTGCCTCATCGGCCCCTCCGGCTCCGGCAAGTCGACCTTCCTGCGGTGCATCAACCACCTGGAGAAGATCAACGCCGGGCGGCTGTACGTCGACGGCGAGCTGGTCGGCTACCGCCAGAAGGGCGACAAGCTGTACGAGCTGAAGGACAGCGAGGTCGCGCTGAAGCGGCGGGACATCGGCATGGTGTTCCAGCGCTTCAACCTGTTCCCGCACATGACGGCCGTCGAGAACATCATCGAGGCGCCGGTGCAGGTCAGGGGCGTCGCCAAGTCGGAGGCGCGCGAGCGCGCGATGCAGCTGCTTGAGCGGGTCGGGCTCGCCGACAAGGCCGGCAACTACCCCTCCCAGCTCTCCGGCGGCCAGCAGCAGCGTGTCGCCATCGCCCGCGCGCTGGCGATGGAGCCGAAGCTGATGCTCTTCGACGAGCCCACCTCGGCTCTCGACCCCGAGCTGGTCGGCGACGTCCTCGACGTCATGCGCGACCTCGCGGAGTCCGGCATGACGATGGTCGTCGTCACCCACGAGATGGGCTTCGCCCGGGAGGTCGGCGACAGCCTGGTCTTCATGGACGGCGGCGTGGTGGTCGAGTCGGGCGACCCGCGGGAGGTCCTGACGAACCCGCGGCACGAACGCACGCAGGCGTTCCTGTCGAAGGTCCTGTAAGGGGCGGACGACGGCGAAGGGCGGTACGGGGTCCCCGTGCCGCCCTTCCTCACCCGCCCCCTACTTGAGAGCCAGCAGCAGTGTGTCGGCCGGGGAGCACCACACCGGCCGCACCTCCTCGAACCCGCCCGCCCTGAGCGCGTCCGCGTGCCACCGCACGGACGGCGTGTCCCCCTCCGCGTGCTCCCCGTAGATCTCGAACCGCCGGGCGGTGGGCCCCGCCAGCACCGGGTCGGCGGCGGCGAGCTGCCACCACTCGGCCCAGTCGAGGGCCCCGGCCGCTTTCCCCGCCTCCTGCCGGGCGTGCCGCCGCACCCGCTCGGCGGCGTTGATGCGGGGCGTCGACTCGTCGATCATGTGGTCGGCGTTGAGGAAGACCCCGCCGTCGCGGACGAGCCCGGCGAGCTGCCCGTACAGCGTCTCCAGCGGCCCCTTGCGCAGCCAGTGCAGCGCGGTCGCGGTGAGGACGGCGTCGTAGCCGCCGTGGGGCAGCAGCGCGGGCCAGGCGGGGTCGGTGAGGTCGGCCTCGACGAGGGTGACGCGGTCGTCGCCGTCGAAGGTGCCGTGCGCGATGGCGAGCAGGGCGGGGTCGAGGTCGACGCCGGTGGAGACGGCGTCCGGGAAGCGGTCGAGGAGGCGGGCGGTGATGGAGCCGGTGCCGCAGGCGAGGTCGAGGACGCGGGGAGCGGTCCCGGCGAACGCCTCCACCATGTCGAGCATGACGCGGAAACGTTCCTCGCGGTCCGGCATGTACCACTCCTGCTGCCGGTCCCAGCTCTGCTGCCACCCGGCCCAGTCCGTGATGTCGACGGTACTCATGAACCCTCCCAGCGCGCGTAATACCCTGTAGGGGCACCCGGCCATTACCGACCGAGCCCACGACGACGATAGAACGCCCCCGTAAGGACTACAAGTGGAACTGGCCTATTACTCGGACTACGCCGTGCGCCTCGTCAACACCGAGGAACCGGCGCGCAACAAGGACACGCTGACCTCGGTCGACGCGGTACGCGACCTGTTCGGAGGCAGCCAGGAGGCCGCGCGCCGGGTCACCGACGCGGACGTCACCCGCTTCCGCGCCGTCCGCGCCCGCCTGCGCGCGGTGTTCGACGCGGCGGACGGCGGCGACGAAACCCTCGCGGTGAACCTGCTGAACTCGCTCCTGCTGGAGTTCCCGGTCAGCCCCCAGATCTCGGGCCACGACTTCCGCGACGACGACGGCAACCCGCTGTGGCACATGCACCTCGCGGACCACCCGTCCAACGCCACCGCCGGCTACGCGGCGATCGCGGCGATGGGCCTGGCCTTCCACCTCACCGAGCACGGCGTGGACCGCCTGGGCCTGTGCGAGGCGGCGCCCTGCCGCAACGCCTACCTGGACACCTCGACGAACCGCTCCCGGCGCTACTGCTCCGACCGCTGCGCCACCCGCGCCAACGTCGCCGCCTACCGCGCCCGCAAGCGCCTGGAGGCCGACCGGTCCGACAGCACCGGCCGCACGGCCGTCAGCGCCCAGCGCACGACCGCCAGCGGCGACCGCTGACCCGCCTCGCGCGCCCGGTACCGCAGCAGGACCTTCCCGAGCACGAGTTCGTCCGGGACGGTGCCGTAGTCGGTGGAGTCGCCGCCCGCGAACGCGTTGTCCCCGAGCACCCACCACCCCCCGTCCCGGCGCTCGGCAGCCCGTTTCACGACGAGCAGATCCTGCTGGAAGGGATGGCGCAGGACGACGACGTCCCCGGCCCGCAATCGCGCGCCGTACCGCACGACCAACTGGTCCCCGTGGCGCAGCGTGGGCACCATGGACGGCCCCGTGACCTCGGCCAGCCCGAACGGCGTCACCGCCCTGCCCCTCTCACGGTCCGCCTCCTGCGACAGCTCCGGCATCGCCGGCACCTCCCCTGGATAAGTCCTCCGCGGGTCCAGTGTCACCCCGTACTTTGGTCCTAAGCCCCCGGGGGCGCCCGCGAAAACCCGTCGCTCAGGGAGTAATGTCCCACCTGAGAAGACGATCACGAGGAAGGAACGCTCCATGCTTTCCCGCCTGTTTGCCCCCAAGGTCAAGGTCAGCGCCCACTGCGACCTGCCCTGCGGCGTGTACGACCCGGCCCAGGCCCGCATCGAGGCGGAGTCGGTGAAGGCCGTGCAGGAGAAGATGGCCGCCAACGACGACCCGCACTTCCAGGCCCGCGCCGTTGTCATCAAGGAGCAGCGCGCCGAACTGGCCAAGCACCACGTGTCGGTCCTCTGGAGCGACTACTTCAAGCCCCCGCACTTCGAGAAGTACCCCGAGCTGCACGTCCTGGTCAACGACACCCTCAAGGCCCTCTCCGCCGCCAAGGCGTCCACGGACCCCAAGACCGGCGAAAAGGCCCTCGAACTCATCGCCGAGATCGACCGGATCTTCTGGGAGACGAAGAAGGGCTGAACCAGCCTTCTGCTTTCTCTCCACAGCCCGCACCCGGCCCCTGAGCGGCCGGGTGCGGTCTTCTGTGCGCGACCACAGTGGGGCGCAGATGCGCGGCGTGCTCCGAGACGCAACGGTGCCCGAGTTCGTCAGGCGGTGCGGGCACCGGGCAACCGCGAGGCCCACGTCATGACCTCGGTCAGATGCTCGGGGTGCAGCCCGAGGCGCGGGGCGGGCTGCACGAGGATGGTTCCCGCTCCCTTGGCGGTGCGCGCTGCGGCCCAGTCGTGGTCGAGCCTGGTGAAGTCGTCGTCGATCCAGACGGCGGGGGCGTCGCCCAGCCAGGCGTCGACGTGGTCGCGCTTCCAAAGGTAGCCGTTGGGGTGGCTGGTGGTGATCTGCGGACGTGGCAGGTCGATGTACGGCAGGTCTGGGAGGCCGAGGAGCGGTCCGATCAGGGTGGTCGCGTCCTGGCGCCAACTGGTGCACCAGATGGGGGTGATCAGGCCGGTGCGGATGACGTCCATGAGCATGGGTCCGTGGTCGGAGTTGAGCCAGACGGTGACCGGATTGTCGGCGCTGCGACCGGCGGGGACGACATCGTGGCGGGTGTGGGTGGCCGGGGTCGAGCCGTCCGCGTCGGGGAAGGGTATGAGGACGCCGTCGATGTCGAGGAGCAGGTAGGGCGGGCGCATCGGGTCCTCCAGCGGCCGGATGGATGTCAGAGCTTGCGGGCGCGGATCAGCAGGGTGGTGGGCCAGTGGCCCGTGCGGGGGTCGTTGAACTCCTGGGCAGAGGTGAGCCGGAAGCCGGCCCGGCTGAGGTGCCTTTCCCAGCGGCCGGTGTCGAACTCCCAGCGGGCGAGGGGGAGCCGGGTGCGGTCGGGGAGGGTGACGTGATCGCGGCGGGGCCGGTCGTCGCCGGAGGGGCTGCTGCCGCCGCGCTGTGGGTGGGGGACGGAGAAGGCCAGCACTCGGCCGGGCGTGAGGCGTTGGGCGATGGCCGGGAGCAGAAGCTCGGGGGCGACGAGCCCGACGGCGCCGAAGACGGAGTAGATCGCGTCGAACTGCTCGTCGGAGGCGTGCAGTTGGTGCAGGGCGTGGCCGGTGACGAAGGTGAGGTTGTTCAGCCGTCCGTAGTGGGAGCGAGCACGGCGGACCTGAAGGCCGATCAGGTCGACGCCGGTGACGTGGGCGCCGTGACAGGCGGCGAGGTGGGCGGCGTTGTGGCCGGGGCCGCAGCCTAGTTCCAGGAGTCGCTTGCCGCGCAGGTCGGGGCCGAGGGCGTCGGCGCCGGGACCTTGGCCGGGTCTCGTGGTCCATTCCATCCGTGCAGGTACGGACAAGGGACCGGTGAGTCCGGCGGCGGTGCGCTGAACGGCGTGGGCGTGCCAGGGGGATGCCTGGGCGAGCACGTCAGATGTCCAGGAGGCGGAGGACATCGGTGAGGTGGCGGCGGACGGTCTTGAGGTAGGCGGGGTCGGTGGCCGGGTCGTTGATCCAGCGGACGGCCTGCTCCATGAACCACTCGACGGCCCACATGCGATGCCAGCCCAGGGCCCAGTTCTCGGCGGTGAGTCCGCCGCGTGGGGCGAGGGCATCCGGGGTGCCGCCGGCGGTGACGTACTGCTCCAGGAAGACACGCAGGCGTACGGGGTGCGGGGGCTCGATGGTGCCGTGCCAGCTGGCGAGGTCGAGCAGGCCGGGGCCCGTGAAGGCGCGGGCGAAGTCGAGCAGCCTCCAGCCGCGCTCGCCGATGTGGAGGCTGGTGGGGTGGAACTCGGAGTGCACCCAGCCGAACGGCTCCAGCGTCGCTCCGGCCGAGCGGGCCTCGGCGGCCCGGGCGATCCGGCCGAGGGCGTCCTCGACGTCGTCGGCGTCCTGCCACCGGTCGGCCTTGCGTAGCCGTTCGAAGTGTTCCAGCGCCCGGGCCGGGAGCGCCCGCAGTCGCTCCTGGTCGAGGACGGGCAAGGGCGGAGCCGTACGGGTTCCGTGCAGGACCACGGCCGCGGCGACGCCGTCGAGGTCGTCGGCCTCGCGGACGGACGGTCCGAGGTCCTCCATGAGCATGCCGAGCCAGCCGTCCA encodes:
- a CDS encoding HAD domain-containing protein, encoding MRPPYLLLDIDGVLIPFPDADGSTPATHTRHDVVPAGRSADNPVTVWLNSDHGPMLMDVIRTGLITPIWCTSWRQDATTLIGPLLGLPDLPYIDLPRPQITTSHPNGYLWKRDHVDAWLGDAPAVWIDDDFTRLDHDWAAARTAKGAGTILVQPAPRLGLHPEHLTEVMTWASRLPGARTA
- the sodN gene encoding superoxide dismutase, Ni, with the translated sequence MLSRLFAPKVKVSAHCDLPCGVYDPAQARIEAESVKAVQEKMAANDDPHFQARAVVIKEQRAELAKHHVSVLWSDYFKPPHFEKYPELHVLVNDTLKALSAAKASTDPKTGEKALELIAEIDRIFWETKKG
- a CDS encoding class I SAM-dependent methyltransferase, which encodes MLAQASPWHAHAVQRTAAGLTGPLSVPARMEWTTRPGQGPGADALGPDLRGKRLLELGCGPGHNAAHLAACHGAHVTGVDLIGLQVRRARSHYGRLNNLTFVTGHALHQLHASDEQFDAIYSVFGAVGLVAPELLLPAIAQRLTPGRVLAFSVPHPQRGGSSPSGDDRPRRDHVTLPDRTRLPLARWEFDTGRWERHLSRAGFRLTSAQEFNDPRTGHWPTTLLIRARKL
- a CDS encoding class I SAM-dependent methyltransferase; this encodes MSTVDITDWAGWQQSWDRQQEWYMPDREERFRVMLDMVEAFAGTAPRVLDLACGTGSITARLLDRFPDAVSTGVDLDPALLAIAHGTFDGDDRVTLVEADLTDPAWPALLPHGGYDAVLTATALHWLRKGPLETLYGQLAGLVRDGGVFLNADHMIDESTPRINAAERVRRHARQEAGKAAGALDWAEWWQLAAADPVLAGPTARRFEIYGEHAEGDTPSVRWHADALRAGGFEEVRPVWCSPADTLLLALK
- a CDS encoding CGNR zinc finger domain-containing protein, producing MELAYYSDYAVRLVNTEEPARNKDTLTSVDAVRDLFGGSQEAARRVTDADVTRFRAVRARLRAVFDAADGGDETLAVNLLNSLLLEFPVSPQISGHDFRDDDGNPLWHMHLADHPSNATAGYAAIAAMGLAFHLTEHGVDRLGLCEAAPCRNAYLDTSTNRSRRYCSDRCATRANVAAYRARKRLEADRSDSTGRTAVSAQRTTASGDR
- a CDS encoding amino acid ABC transporter ATP-binding protein gives rise to the protein MTAMVKSEGVHKSYGPVEVLKGIDLEVKSGEVFCLIGPSGSGKSTFLRCINHLEKINAGRLYVDGELVGYRQKGDKLYELKDSEVALKRRDIGMVFQRFNLFPHMTAVENIIEAPVQVRGVAKSEARERAMQLLERVGLADKAGNYPSQLSGGQQQRVAIARALAMEPKLMLFDEPTSALDPELVGDVLDVMRDLAESGMTMVVVTHEMGFAREVGDSLVFMDGGVVVESGDPREVLTNPRHERTQAFLSKVL
- the sodX gene encoding nickel-type superoxide dismutase maturation protease — its product is MPELSQEADRERGRAVTPFGLAEVTGPSMVPTLRHGDQLVVRYGARLRAGDVVVLRHPFQQDLLVVKRAAERRDGGWWVLGDNAFAGGDSTDYGTVPDELVLGKVLLRYRAREAGQRSPLAVVRWALTAVRPVLSDRSASRRLRAR
- a CDS encoding amino acid ABC transporter permease, giving the protein MTVDIDKTDGGPADTPPAGPEAIKAVPVRHYGRYVAAVVALGLLGSIVYAFSQGKINWGAIPDYFFDDRILKGVGQTLLLTLLSMAIGIVGGITLAVMRLSRNPVTSSIAWFYIWFFRGTPVLVQLFVWFNLGLVFEYINLGPIYKDYWSDFMTPFLTALLGLGLNEAAYMAEICRAGLLAVDEGQTEAAHALGISHGKTLRRIVIPQAMRVIVPPTGNEVINMLKTTSLVSAVQFYELFRYAQDIGQTSGAPVEMYFLAAAWYLVMTSVLSVGQYYIERYYARGSSRTLPPTPWQRVRTNLAPVFNRKGVTA
- a CDS encoding phosphotransferase family protein, yielding MTTNPSAELLDNLLTATGQTTAVREEVRVWSMSGVERVTFPDGTTAVFKYAKKPFDSEDQALRLAHTLGVPVPQVHASAVLDGWLGMLMEDLGPSVREADDLDGVAAAVVLHGTRTAPPLPVLDQERLRALPARALEHFERLRKADRWQDADDVEDALGRIARAAEARSAGATLEPFGWVHSEFHPTSLHIGERGWRLLDFARAFTGPGLLDLASWHGTIEPPHPVRLRVFLEQYVTAGGTPDALAPRGGLTAENWALGWHRMWAVEWFMEQAVRWINDPATDPAYLKTVRRHLTDVLRLLDI
- a CDS encoding ABC transporter substrate-binding protein encodes the protein MTARSTRRTTAARSRLAAVGSLAVAGALILTGCGDQTKDKDKDAGASSAGASVADAPLAAKLPADIRSKGVIKVGSDIAYPPVEFKDASGKTVGIDPDLADALGKQLGVKFEFENGTFDTLITGLRSKRYDIAMSAMTDTKNRQNGIDSDTGKKVGEGVDFVDYFTAGVSIYTPKGKDQGIKTWADLCGKKIVVQRGTVSEDLAKSEAKKCPKGKTIAMESFDNDQLAQTRLRAGGADAGSSDFPVAAYAVKTSGGGNDFQLVGEQVEAAPYGIAVAKTNTQLRDALQAAMDAIIKNGEYTKVLTKWGVTAGAVTQAAVNGGK